A segment of the Acidobacteriota bacterium genome:
GGAGACGTTCGATGCGTACGTCGGCGTCTGCCGGCGCTTCGCGCGCGAGACGCTGTTCCCCGCGTACCGCGTGCTCGACGCCGAGCCGCCGCGCTTCGAGGGCGGGCGCGTCACGGTGCATCCACTCCTTCACGAAATCTGGCCGAAGCTCGTCGAGATCGGCGTCGTCGCGGCCTCGCGCCCGTTCGACGTCGGCGGCGCGCAGCTGCCGCTCACCGTCGCGACCGCGGCGCACCTCTACGTCATGGCGGGCTGCTGCGCCGTCTACAGCTACGCCGGCCTCACGACGGGCGCCGCGCATCTCGTCGAGGCGTTTGGGAGCGCGGCGCTCAAGGCGACGTATCTCGCGCCACTCTACGAAGGGCGCTGGACCGGGACGATGGCGCTCACGGAGCCGCAGGCGGGCTCGAGCCTGTCGGACGTCGCGACGCGCGCGACGCCGGCCGGCGACCACTTCCTCCTCTCGGGCTCCAAGATCTTCATCTCGGGCGGGGACCACGATCTTTCGGAGAACGTCGTCCACCTTGCGCTCGCCCGGATCGACGGCGCGCCCGCCGGGATCCGTGGCGTCAGCCTCTTCGTCGTCCCGAAGCGCCGCCTCGAGAACGGTTCCCTCGCCCCGAACGACGTCACGACGGCCGGGCTCGTCCACAAGATCGGCTGGAGAGCGCTTCCGGCGGCCGTCCTCTCCTTCGGCGAGGCCGGCGACTGCCGCGGCTGGCTCGTCGGAGAGCCGAACCAGGGCGTCCCCTACATGTTCCAGATGATGAACGCGGCGCGCATCTCGGTCGGCGCCGACGCCGTCGCGACGGCTTCCGTCGCCTACCACGAGAGCCTCGCGTACGCGCGGACGCGGCCGCAGGGCCGGCCCGTGGGCAGCCGCGATCCGGGCAAGCCGCAGGTCCCGATCGTCGAGCACGCGGACGTCCGGCGGATGCTCCTGCGTCAGAAGGCGATCGTGGAGGGCGGCCTCTCGCTCATCCTCTGCGTCGCGCGGCTCGCGGACGTGTCCGAGCACGCGCCGGAGCCGGCCGAACGCGAGCGCGCGCAGCTCCTCCTCGACCTCCTGACGCCGGTGGCGAAGAGCTTCCCGGCCGAGAAGGGCTTCGAGTCGACTTCCCTCGCCGTTCAGGTGCACGGCGGCTACGGGTACACGAGCGAGTACCTGCCCGAGGCGCTCTGGCGCGACCAGAAGCTCAACTCCATCCACGAGGGGACGACGGGGATCCAGGCGCTCGACCTCCTCGGCCGGAAGGCCGTCGCGCAGAACGGCGCCGCGCTCGCGGCCCTGGGCCGCGAGGTCGCGTCGGCGTGCGCGCGGGCGCAGAAGGCCGGCGTCGCGCCGGACTGGATCGCGGCCGTGCGCGGGACGGGCGAGAGGATCGGCGCACTCACGGCGTCTCTCGGGAAGAAGGGCGCGGGCGGGGACGTCGAAGGCATGCTCCGCCACGCGGCGGACTATCTCGAGCTCTTCTCCACGTTCGTCGTCGCGTGGCAGTGGCTGCTGCAGGCCGCCGTCGCGCGCGAGGGGATCGACGCGGGCCGCGGGCCGGAAGCGTTCTACGAGGGCAAGCTCGCGGCCGCGCAGTACTGGATCCGAGCCGAGCTCCCGAAGGCGGCCGCGCTCGCGACGGTCTGCGAGGAGAACGAGGACTCGTACGCGCGGATGCGGTCCGACTGGTTCTAGCGGCTCACGCGTCCCCGACGCCGCGCACGCGCTCCTCGACCTTCGACCGCGCGGCGCCGAGCGCCTTCGCGAGCGCGCCGACGGCGACGCGCGCGCGGGCCGCGTCGCCGCACGTGAAGAGGTCCACGGCGGCCTCGCCGCGCTCGGGCCACGTGTGGATGGTGAGGTGCGACTCGGAGATCACGACGACGCCGCTCACGCCCTGCGGGCTCAGGCGGTGGATGTGGATGCCGAGAACCTTCGCGCCCATCTGCCTCACGGCGTCGACGAGGAGCGTCTCGACGAGGACGGGATCGTCCAGCGTCGCGAACGGCGCGCCCGCGACGTCGAGGAGGAAATGCACGCCGAGCGGCTTCATCGGATCCCCAGCGCGCCGACGGCGCCCTCGTTCGCGGGCTTGACCTTCCAGAGGAACGCGTCCCACACGTAGTGCGTCGCCTGCGGAAGAGCAAGGAGCGGCACGAGAAGAGCCAGAGCCAGCGCGCCCGGCTCGGCCGCGGCGCCCGGGAAGAAGCGCGGGTTGTCGTGCCAGACGAGGCGGTCCCAGCCCCACTCCTCCGCGAACGCGATCGCGAGGAGAGGCAGGAGGAAGAGCGGCAGGCTCGCGAGTCCCCGGTCAGCAAGGGAGGGAGGAGCCCCGGCCGCGCGGCGGCTCTCGGCCCGCGCCTTCGACGTGAACCACACGAGGCCGAGGTACGGGATGCCGTGGACGAAGACGTTCGTGGCCGTGAACGCGTAGTCCGAGTCGAGGACGACGATCCCGAGGAACCACGTGGCCACGGTCGTCAGCACGACGAGGATCTTGCCCCACGAGACGCGCCGGCCGGCGCGGGAGCGGGCGATCTCCTTGACGATCCAGGCCGCGAAGACCGCCGCGTAGAGGAGAAATGCGGCGCGCGCGACGGTGGGCGGCAGGCCGGCGAGAAAGTCGCCCTGCAGGAACCACTGGAACCGGCGCGGCAGGTGGGCGTGCCAGAAGAGGAGCGGTGTGAGCGTTGCGCCGTAGACGGCGGCCGCGTCGAGGCGCCGGCTCCACGCTCCCTCCTCGCCCTCGCCGTTCTTGCGGCGGTAGAGCGCGACCCAGCCGTACTGCTGGCGCACGAAGTGGAAGACCGCGAGGTACGCGAGGACCCTCCAGAAGAAGAGGGCCGACACGGAGTACGCGGCGACGCCGACGGCCCACGCGAGGAGCGGGACGCCGGCGTACAGGAGGAGCCGCTCCTGGGCGTCGGCGCCGTCCGCGAGGACGCGCCACCCCGTCGACCAGACGTGCGCGACGTCCACGCCGACGATCGCGAGGAGGAACAGCCAGGGCGGCGCGTCGCCGTCCAGGATTCCGGCCGCCTTCCCGAGCGCGAGGAGGGCGAGCGCGAGCGCCGCGGACCCGCCGAAGAGCAGGAGGTCGGCGCGGCGCGAGAAGAGCCAGTTCGAGGCGGTGTCGGGCACGATCGTTCCGATGTTAGCCCGCC
Coding sequences within it:
- a CDS encoding acyl-CoA dehydrogenase — protein: MNPLVDDRGLDFLLYEVHDAASLLAYPQFADHARETFDAYVGVCRRFARETLFPAYRVLDAEPPRFEGGRVTVHPLLHEIWPKLVEIGVVAASRPFDVGGAQLPLTVATAAHLYVMAGCCAVYSYAGLTTGAAHLVEAFGSAALKATYLAPLYEGRWTGTMALTEPQAGSSLSDVATRATPAGDHFLLSGSKIFISGGDHDLSENVVHLALARIDGAPAGIRGVSLFVVPKRRLENGSLAPNDVTTAGLVHKIGWRALPAAVLSFGEAGDCRGWLVGEPNQGVPYMFQMMNAARISVGADAVATASVAYHESLAYARTRPQGRPVGSRDPGKPQVPIVEHADVRRMLLRQKAIVEGGLSLILCVARLADVSEHAPEPAERERAQLLLDLLTPVAKSFPAEKGFESTSLAVQVHGGYGYTSEYLPEALWRDQKLNSIHEGTTGIQALDLLGRKAVAQNGAALAALGREVASACARAQKAGVAPDWIAAVRGTGERIGALTASLGKKGAGGDVEGMLRHAADYLELFSTFVVAWQWLLQAAVAREGIDAGRGPEAFYEGKLAAAQYWIRAELPKAAALATVCEENEDSYARMRSDWF
- the speD gene encoding adenosylmethionine decarboxylase — encoded protein: MKPLGVHFLLDVAGAPFATLDDPVLVETLLVDAVRQMGAKVLGIHIHRLSPQGVSGVVVISESHLTIHTWPERGEAAVDLFTCGDAARARVAVGALAKALGAARSKVEERVRGVGDA